The sequence below is a genomic window from Pleurocapsa sp. PCC 7327.
GCTGATGCTAGAGCTGTTATCGAGCGCGTTGACTGGGATTGCCAAGTTCTGACTAATTATTCTGACACTAATTTAGGATGCAAGCAAAGAGTATCGAGTGGATTGGATTGGGTATTTAGTCAAGTTGAAGAAGCAATTATCATCGAAGATGATTGCATTCCTCATCTTAGCTTTTTTCGGTTTTGTGAAGAGTTACTCGAATATTATCGAGACGAAGAAAAAGTTTGGCATATTGCTGGAACTAATCTAACACCAATTAGCGATTTGAAATCAAGTTTTTTATTCTCTCGATTAGTCCCAATTTGGGGATGGGCAACCTGGAAAAGGGCATGGCAACATTATGATATTGAAATGAAGTTATGGTCAAAATATAAGCATAGTGAAGATCTTAAATATTTTGGTAGCCAACAGCAAAATGTTTATCAAGTTTTTGAAAATAATTATCATAGTCTTATAGATACTTGGGATGGTCAATGGGCTTTTAGTTGTGTAGCCCATCAAAGTCTTTCTATTATTCCCAAAACCAATCTAGTAACGAATATTGGTTTTAGATCGGATGCTACTCACACAAAAGGCAAGAGTAAGTTTGCTTCTATTCCAGTTCGAGGTCTAGACTTTCCCCTAGTAAAACCTTTGAATATGATTCCCAATCAAGAATTTGATGAAAAATTCTTAAGCTTTCTGAATGGCTCTGAATTTAGTTTGGTTAGTAAAATTAAACAACTTATTCGGAAAACCGTATTATGAACCAAAAACTCGACTACAGTCGCTACTATCTAAAATGGCATTCTGATACACCCCAGCATACTCAAAGTATGAAGTCCTTTTATCAAAGCATGTTTTCTAGATTTCTACCTGCTGATAGAAATCTTTCTATATTAGACATTGGCTGCGGCATGGGGTTTGCCTTACTAGCATTACAAGACATGGGATATTTAGATGTAAAAGGAATTGAAATTGATGACGCACAAGTTAAATCTTGTCTTGAGAAAGGAATAAAAGTTATTAAAGTCGCTAATTCTATTGAATATCTAGCTAAAAAAAACAATAGTTATGAATTGATTTTATGCTTGGATGTGATCGAGCATATTCCCCACGAAAAACAATTAGAATTTGTTAAAGCTATTCAAACTTCTTTGAAACCGGGAGGTAAACTAATTTGTACTGTTCCTAATGCCAATTCGGGATTAGCAAGCCGATGGCGTTACAATGACTGGACTCATCATATTAGCTTTACAGAACATAGTTTAGACTTTTTGCTATTTAATGCTGGTTTTGAGAAAATTGAAATTTATGAGACTGAATTTTTTAAAAATCCTGGCATTAAAGGTTTGATAAAAGTTAAACCCTTTCTTCATTGGTTACTATTTCTTTTAGTTCGTAGTCTCCGAAGATTGGAAATGATAGCCGAATTAGGCTGGGAACAAGGGAAAAACATTCCTCTGTCGCTTAACCTTTTAGCAACAGCAGAAAAACAAAAAACTTTATGAAAACAGTAGTTTATTCGTTCGATGTTTTTGATACAGTCCTAGTTCGTATCTGGGCTAAACCTACCGACCTGTTTTGGGAATTGGGTAACCAACTCCAGCAAAAAAAACTAATTACCATTTCAGTAGAAGCTTGGATGAACTTGAGAGTGGAAGCTGAAAGACAAGCCAGGAAAAAATCGGTGACAGAAGAAGTAACTATTGAAGAAATATATAAACCCCTCGCCGAATACCTAGATTGGTCATCAGATACTGTTGCCAGAGTTATCCAACAAGAAATAGATTTAGAACTTTTAAGTTTACGTCCTGTTCCAGAAATAAAAAAAAGAATTCAAGAACTTCATCAATGCCGGGAAAAAATAATTTATATTTCAGATATGTATCTCCCTAAAGAGGCAATCGAACTTTTTCTACAAAAAAATCAGCTTTGGGAAGATGGCGACCGATTGTATTTATCCTCAGAAATGAGATTGACTAAAGCCTCGCGGAAACTGTTTGAGCGATGTTTGGATCAAGAATATCTTAAACCATATCAGTTGACTCACATAGGAGACAATTTATATTCCGATGTTAAAGTTCCTAAAAAGCTTGGTATTCAAACTAAACATTTCACTCAAACTCACCTAAACCGTTATGAAAAGCTAGTATCCGAAGCAATAGATGTGCCTCTAAAATTCCGTTCGCTATTAGCTGGAACGAGTAGGTTAACCCGCCTGCAATGTCAGGAAAATAGCTTACACAAAAAAGTTATTTGGGATACAGCAGCAAGTGCGATCGCACCAATCTTGTTTGGTTTCGTTTATTGGTGTTTAGAACAGGCGCAGCATCTAGGGATAAAAAGACTCTATTTCGTTGCTAGAGATGGTCAAGTTTTACTAAAAATAGCTAAGATTATTTGTCATAATTGGAATTATGAGATTGATTGTCGATATTTGTACGGTTCTCGGCAAGCATGGCACTTTCCAGCTATTCAAGAAATTACAGAAAAAGAACTAGACTGGATATTCGATCCAACGTTATTTTTATCAGTAAAGTCAGTCTGTGAAAGGGTTAATCTTAACCCAGAAGAGATAAAAGATTGTCTTGTTAAAAATGGCTTTTTAGAAGAGGTTTGGAATATAAACTTAAACAAGCGCCAAAGAGAAGCTTTAAAAAGCTTATTTCAAAAGGTTGAAATATGCGATCGCATTGTAACCCGGGCAAAAGAGTATAGATTGAATGTGATTGGTTATTTTTGTGAAGAAGGATTAGGCGATAGAGTACCTTTTGGGATAGTTGATATCGGTTGGAATGGAAGGCTTCAGCGATCGCTTAGTAACCTACTTGCAACTGTGGATATGTACCCGGAAAATGGTGTGTGCGGATTTTATTTTGGCTTATCCCAGCGTTTAAAAGCTTATCCTATCGATCGATTATTAGCCTATTTTTCCGATCCAGACCGACCTTTAGAAAGAGATTATCTATGCTCTCACAGAGGTTTAATTGAAGTATTAGTATCTGCCGATCATGGCAGCACAGTAAAATTTGAGAAAAGTAGTGATAGTTACAGGCCAATTTTAAGGTCGAAACAAAATGAATTAGCAATTAAATGGGGAATAGAAACATACCAAAGAGTTTTAGAAGAGTGGGTTGACAATTTTACTCTTAAAGTAGACAAATCTTTATGCAAAGCTAATTATTTTCTAAGAATATCAGAATTGCTCATGACTGCTTTTTTCGAGCATCCAACTCCTGAAGAAGCACAAACATTTGGTAGTTTTTTATTGTCCGAAGATCAAGCCGAAACTATTTATTATAGAATTGCTCCTTGTTATCATATCCATGAAGCTATTAAATTATTGATTTTAAGAAAAAACAAAAGTAATTTTGCCTGGCTGCCAGCATCAGCACTTCTCAGTGGTTCTATAGCAAGTTTTTTTTTAAAACTATACTTAATTCAATCGAAATTTAAAAGATATATAAAAGCTATAAAATTTCAATCAAAATAATCTATTGTTATATGAAACTATTAAATATTGGTTGTGGTACTGTATTTCATTCAGCTTGGGTGAATGTTGATATAGTCTCTTCTTCACCAGATGTTAAAGTTTGCGATATCCGAAAAAAATTGCCTTATCCTGATGCTGAATTTGATGCTTGTTATAGTTCTCATGTAATCGAACACCTCAAACAAGAAGAAGCAAATCAATTGCTAGCCGAGTCTTGGCGTATCCTTAAACCAAAAGGTGTTATTAGAGTTGTCGCTCCCAATCTTGAAGCGATAGTTAGAGAATATTTGAAAGCTTTAGAAAAGGTTGAAGCTGGTGTTAAGGAAGCTGAATTAGATTATGATTGGATGATGCTAGAGCTTTACGATCAGGTAGTTCGTAGCTTTCGAGGAGGACAAATGGCTTGTTTTTTGGACAATCCTAATATTCTCAACAAAGATTTCGTGTTCTCTCGTATCGGTTACGAAGTAGAAAATCATGCAGCAAGGAAATTAGCAAAAAAATCTTTATGGGAGAAACTGAAAGCTGAAAATTTATTTTGGCTAATCCAAAAAGTGCGAAACAATATTGCTAAATATTTAGTCACTATAGTAGCAGGTAGTGAAGCCAAACAGGCACTAGAAGAAGGGTTATTTCGTAATTCGGGTGAAATTCACCGTTGGATGTACGATCGCTTTTCATTACGAAGATTGCTTGAACGAACAGGGTTTGTAGATATTCGGGTTTGTCGTGCTGATGAGAGCAGAATTTTAGATTTTAATAGCTATAACTTGGATATAGTAGATGGCAAGGTTCGCAAACCAGATTCCTTGTTTATGGAAGCGATTAAGCCATGAAAATTTTACTTCTAAGTACCTATGACTGGCAAGGAGGGGCAGCCAAAGCAGCTTACAGACTTCATCAAGCACTGCGAAGAACTGGTATCGATTCTCAAATGCTAGTACAAAGTAAATTGAGTGACGAAGAGACTGTTATTACTTCGGCAACTAAATTCCAAAAAGGACTGGCTAAATTAAAACCTTCTTTGGATATTCTGCCTCTAGGATTATATTCTGGGCGCGATCGCGTTACTTATTCCCTCCAATGGTTTCCAGATACTGTTGCTTCTCAAGTAGCTCAAATTAACCCTGATATTATTAACTTACATTGGATTAACGCGGGCTATCTACGGCTTGAAACTCTAGCAAAATTCAAAAAACCGATTGTTTGGACGCTCCATGATATGTGGCCTTTCACTGGAGGATGTCACTATAGTAGTGATTGCGATCGCTACACTAAATCCTGTGGTGCTTGTCCCCAATTACGTAGCACTAGGGAATGGGATATATCCCGTTGGGTTTGGCAGCGCAAAGCAAAAGCTTGGAACAATTGTAATCTTACTATTGTCACGCCTAGTAACTGGTTAGCTAAATGCGCTCAAGAGAGTTCTCTGTTTCAAAACTTTCGGATAGAAGTGATTCCTAACGGTTTAGACATCCAAAGATATAAGCCAATTGATAAACAGTTAGCTAAAAATCTGCTGGGATTGCCTATAGATAAACAAATCATACTGTTTGGCGCGGTTAATGCAACGAGCGATCGCCGGAAAGGTTTTCATCTACTATTGCCAGCTTTGCAAACGCTCGATCGATCTCAATGGCAAGAGAAAATAGAGCTAGTTAGTTTTGGCGCTTCCCAACCCGTGGAACCTCCAAATTTTGGTTTTAAGGCTAACTACTTAGGAAAGTTAAGCGATGAAATTTCTCTATCCTTGGTCTATGCGGCAGCAGATGTTTTTGTTGCTCCTTCACTTCAAGACAATTTACCCAATACGATTATGGAAGCTTTAGCCTGCGGCACTCCTTGCGTTGCTTTTGAGATTGGTGGAATGTCCGATATGATAGAACACAAGCAAAATGGATACCTAGCTCGACCTTATGAAGTAGGTGATTTAGCCAAGGGGATTACTTGGGTGTTAGAAGATAGGGAAGGGTGGAGAAAATTGTGCGATCGCGCTCGCGAGAAAGTTGAACAAGAATTCAGTCAAGAATTACAGACAAAGCGCTATTTATCATTATTCAGTCGGCTTTGTAGCCCAAAAAACTCACAAATTCAACTTTAATCATGTTTCAAGCAGAAACTCCATTTGTCTTATTCGAGTGTTTGTATTTAATTGTTGTTTTGTGTTATGTATTTACTCAATCAAAACTTGTATGCTGGTTAGCCTATGGTTTGGCTGGATTGAAATACTCTCTTTCATCTCTTGAAACTATTGATATTATAAACTATGAAAGGATTTACGAGTCAGTGCAACAATTGGGATTTGAGCCTTTCATGGGTTTAGAGGGAGGATACGCAAGCTTATTATATTTTGCCAAAATAGCTAATCTATCACTAACTTTAATTCACGGGATTACTGTCGTAGTTTTTTTAGTTGCAGTTACTTTTTTATTTCAAGTTTTTCTTCCGAAAAATAAAGCCATAGTCATCAGCTTGTTTTTTGGTTTTGTCCCAGTTGGTGGAGAGCTTAATTTGTATTTGTTAAGGCAGCTGCTGTCAACTGCTATTATTTTTTTTGGCATGGGTTTCTTATTTAAAAACAAGCCATTTAGAGCATTAGTAATCTATCTTTGTGGTTTCTTATTTCATTCAAGTACAGCTATTTACTTTCCACTATTTATTAGCGTTTTTTTTAGAAATAAAATAATTAAAGCCTTGATTGTCATAGGTAGTTACCTTTTAGTTTTTGTGCTGGCCTCTAATTTTGAATTAGGATATGAGCTAATTTCAGGACTTACCGGACAAGAGTCTTTATATTATACAAAGTATCAAGCATACACTTCATTTTCCGGTAAAGCAGGATGGAGAGATGAAGGAAGCATGGGATTGCTTACTATAGGAATGATTTTATACTTCATTGCTATAAATGCCTGGAATCGGCTCTATTTTTTTAGAAGTCAAATCTGGTTTTTTTATTTATTTAGTTTTACTATGGTAATTTTTCAATTTGCCTTGGAAGCCTTTAGACTTTTCTGGATTTCTTCTAGATTAAATTTCATCTCAGATTCATTACTTTTAATATCTAATATTTTGATTAGTTTAGAACTCATACCCAAAAAATATCATCAGTTAACGATTGTTTTTTCAATCGTAGCAATTTTTTGGGTTTCGGTCTACGCTATCGTCATAGGATACGATCGATATGGGCTTTATAGATTTTCACTTTGAGAAAATTTTTCCATCGATGCCAAGAAGCATGTCGATCTAGTTTTAGATTATCATATGAATATGAAAAGCACAGACTTAAATCTTACTCTACCCTTAAAAGAAGGTGGACTACAAACTCAAAATAAATTTAAATTTTCGACGGAAACCAAGCCATTAATTTCTATTATAACTATAGTATTTAATAGAAAAGATTTATTGGAAATAACAGTTCAATCAGTTATCGGTCAGTCTTATGAAAATATCGAGTATATTATTGTAGATGGTAGCTCAACTGATGGAACTGTTGAAGTTATTAGACAATACGAAGACAAAATAGATTATTGGGTTAGCGAACCAGATGAAGGAATTGCAGATGCTATGAACAAAGGGATAAACCTGTCTTCAGGCATTCTGATCGCTCATCTTCATGCAGGAGATAGATTTGCTTCTCAGGACATAGTGTCACAAATTGTTGAATCATATAAAAATGAAAAATGGAGATGGTGTTTTGGTAATCAAGCATTAGTAAACTCCACAGGTGATATTGTTAGTTTTTACCATCCACCCAAGTATAGTAAAAGAATCTTGCATTTAGCTAATATTATTCCTCATGCAACAGTTTTTGCTGAAAGGAGTTTATTTCAAGAAGTAGGTGGTTTTGACAAAAGTTTCAAATGTGCAATGGATTATCATCTTTGGCTTAGGTTGGCACAAATATCTGAGCCAAAACAATTTGATTTAACTATTGCATTATTTTTACTTGGTGGTTTTTCTGCCAATATTAAATTGGCATTGCAGGAGGAATTTAGAGCAAGAGTTGAAGTCTTAAAACAATCTTCTGTTGAAAAATTAATTTCTTTTTGTGTAATTTGTATTAGAATTTTAAAAAGATGGCTTAATATTACAACCTTTGTAAAATTTAATGGTTCAAATTCAAAAATGACAAACTTTTAATTATGAAAATAGCTTATGTTTTGCCCAGATTAAAATATAGCGGCATGACCAGGATTGCTTTTTTATTAGCTACTAATCTTGCTAAAACTTGTGACATTAAGGTATTTTACTTTGGCGAAACTTCTCCCTCTGAAAAAATCTTAAATTTTAAGGTTCCCGTTCAAAAAATTAAATTCACTGAGTTTTGTCATGAGTTAAATGACTATAATATTATTCACTCTCATGGTTTAAAACCAGACCTATATATTTATTTAAATAAAAATAAAATAAATGCTACTGCAATTACGACAATACATGGTTATCATATAGAAGAATTAAGCTACGATCGAGGCCTTATATTTGCTTTGATTTTTGGAAATATATGGAATTTTGCCTGCCGCAACTTGGATTTAGCAGTTTGTATATCTCAAACAATGGAAGAGCATTATCAAAAGCTAGGATTTAATAATACAAAAACTATCTATAATGGAATTCAAGTACCAATTGTTAATAGCGCGTTCAACAAAAATAATATTTCTAATCACTCAAATAGAGATTACATTAAAATCTCGACAGTATCGATTCTCAATAAAAGAAAAGGAATTGAACAGATAATTAAATTATTAAAAATAAATAAAAATTGTTATCTAATAGCTATAGGTGGTAATGAAAAAGATATAAATCGCTTACGAAACCTAGCAAGCGAATTAGGAGTAACCAATAGATGCAATTTTGTAGGCTATAAAGAGAATCCCTGGGAAACTGCTATTCATAGTGATGTGTTTATTTTTCCATCTCGTTCGGAAGGATGTCCTTTAGCATTAACCGAAGCTGCTGCTTTGGAAATTCCGATCCTATGTTCTGATATTCCTACATTTCGTGAAATGTTTGAAGAAGATGAAGTAACCTTTTTTAAGCTTGACGATATCGATGATTTAAATCAAAAAATAATAAAATTAAATGAGATAAAAACTAAAGTAATAAAAGCAAAGTTAAAAGTAAAAGAAAAGTTTGATGTTGAGCAAATGTGCCGCAATTACTTTCAGCTTTATCTCGAATTAACTAAGTCTAAATTACAAAAAAATATGTCGGTATGATAGTTGGAAGTTGTAACTTGTGTGGGTTTCCAGTTATTAAGATAAATAAAGATAACTTTGGTACTCGTTGTATTAATTGTAAATCTACCAAGATCCATAGAGCAGTTGGATTTGTTATCAAATCATTAGATTTATCCGAGCGCATTTTTGTTTACGAACTATCTTCTAGAGGTGCTTTGTATAAATACCTCAAAAGCCAATTTAAAAACTTTTACTACTCTGAATATTTTGACGATGTTCCACCAGGATTAATTAAAAATTCTATAGTATGTCAAGATGTTCAACATCTTCTTCTCAATGATGAATCTTTCGATTTGGTAACTTCTACTGAGGTTTTTGAACATGTACCGAACGATAAAAAAGGCTTTTGCGAAGTCTGCCGGATTTTAAAAACAAACGGATATTTCATTTTCACCGTACCTTTATCAGATAATTTAACAACTGTTGAACGATGTTATCAAAAACCCGATGGTACGATTGAGCATATACTTGACCCGGAGTATCACGGAGACAGAATTCGCGGACGCGGACAAGTTCTGGCTTTTAGAAATTATGGTTCTGATATTGTGGAGAGACTAAAGGATTGCGGTTTCTCTGCTGAGATTCGTAATATTAACTGCGATCGCAATTCAATCAATAATCAAAAGGTAATCGTAGCAAAGAAAATATCTATTTAAGTGATTTCTATATCAAAAGTATGAGACTTAGCGCATCACTTGTTCTTTATAAGAATGAACCAAAGATGGTTCTTAAGGCGGTTGAATCTTTATTTAATACACCATTAGAAATAAATCTTATAGTGATTGACAATTCTCCTTCAGCAGAATTATCAGAGATATTTAGTAATTTAAGCAACTTTAAAATTGATTATTTTTATCAAGATGGAAGAAATCTTGGATTTGGTAA
It includes:
- a CDS encoding bifunctional 2-polyprenyl-6-hydroxyphenol methylase/3-demethylubiquinol 3-O-methyltransferase UbiG — translated: MNQKLDYSRYYLKWHSDTPQHTQSMKSFYQSMFSRFLPADRNLSILDIGCGMGFALLALQDMGYLDVKGIEIDDAQVKSCLEKGIKVIKVANSIEYLAKKNNSYELILCLDVIEHIPHEKQLEFVKAIQTSLKPGGKLICTVPNANSGLASRWRYNDWTHHISFTEHSLDFLLFNAGFEKIEIYETEFFKNPGIKGLIKVKPFLHWLLFLLVRSLRRLEMIAELGWEQGKNIPLSLNLLATAEKQKTL
- a CDS encoding methyltransferase domain-containing protein, giving the protein MKLLNIGCGTVFHSAWVNVDIVSSSPDVKVCDIRKKLPYPDAEFDACYSSHVIEHLKQEEANQLLAESWRILKPKGVIRVVAPNLEAIVREYLKALEKVEAGVKEAELDYDWMMLELYDQVVRSFRGGQMACFLDNPNILNKDFVFSRIGYEVENHAARKLAKKSLWEKLKAENLFWLIQKVRNNIAKYLVTIVAGSEAKQALEEGLFRNSGEIHRWMYDRFSLRRLLERTGFVDIRVCRADESRILDFNSYNLDIVDGKVRKPDSLFMEAIKP
- a CDS encoding glycosyltransferase family 4 protein yields the protein MKILLLSTYDWQGGAAKAAYRLHQALRRTGIDSQMLVQSKLSDEETVITSATKFQKGLAKLKPSLDILPLGLYSGRDRVTYSLQWFPDTVASQVAQINPDIINLHWINAGYLRLETLAKFKKPIVWTLHDMWPFTGGCHYSSDCDRYTKSCGACPQLRSTREWDISRWVWQRKAKAWNNCNLTIVTPSNWLAKCAQESSLFQNFRIEVIPNGLDIQRYKPIDKQLAKNLLGLPIDKQIILFGAVNATSDRRKGFHLLLPALQTLDRSQWQEKIELVSFGASQPVEPPNFGFKANYLGKLSDEISLSLVYAAADVFVAPSLQDNLPNTIMEALACGTPCVAFEIGGMSDMIEHKQNGYLARPYEVGDLAKGITWVLEDREGWRKLCDRAREKVEQEFSQELQTKRYLSLFSRLCSPKNSQIQL
- a CDS encoding EpsG family protein, with product MFQAETPFVLFECLYLIVVLCYVFTQSKLVCWLAYGLAGLKYSLSSLETIDIINYERIYESVQQLGFEPFMGLEGGYASLLYFAKIANLSLTLIHGITVVVFLVAVTFLFQVFLPKNKAIVISLFFGFVPVGGELNLYLLRQLLSTAIIFFGMGFLFKNKPFRALVIYLCGFLFHSSTAIYFPLFISVFFRNKIIKALIVIGSYLLVFVLASNFELGYELISGLTGQESLYYTKYQAYTSFSGKAGWRDEGSMGLLTIGMILYFIAINAWNRLYFFRSQIWFFYLFSFTMVIFQFALEAFRLFWISSRLNFISDSLLLISNILISLELIPKKYHQLTIVFSIVAIFWVSVYAIVIGYDRYGLYRFSL
- a CDS encoding glycosyltransferase family 2 protein, which gives rise to MKSTDLNLTLPLKEGGLQTQNKFKFSTETKPLISIITIVFNRKDLLEITVQSVIGQSYENIEYIIVDGSSTDGTVEVIRQYEDKIDYWVSEPDEGIADAMNKGINLSSGILIAHLHAGDRFASQDIVSQIVESYKNEKWRWCFGNQALVNSTGDIVSFYHPPKYSKRILHLANIIPHATVFAERSLFQEVGGFDKSFKCAMDYHLWLRLAQISEPKQFDLTIALFLLGGFSANIKLALQEEFRARVEVLKQSSVEKLISFCVICIRILKRWLNITTFVKFNGSNSKMTNF
- a CDS encoding glycosyltransferase family 4 protein — encoded protein: MKIAYVLPRLKYSGMTRIAFLLATNLAKTCDIKVFYFGETSPSEKILNFKVPVQKIKFTEFCHELNDYNIIHSHGLKPDLYIYLNKNKINATAITTIHGYHIEELSYDRGLIFALIFGNIWNFACRNLDLAVCISQTMEEHYQKLGFNNTKTIYNGIQVPIVNSAFNKNNISNHSNRDYIKISTVSILNKRKGIEQIIKLLKINKNCYLIAIGGNEKDINRLRNLASELGVTNRCNFVGYKENPWETAIHSDVFIFPSRSEGCPLALTEAAALEIPILCSDIPTFREMFEEDEVTFFKLDDIDDLNQKIIKLNEIKTKVIKAKLKVKEKFDVEQMCRNYFQLYLELTKSKLQKNMSV
- a CDS encoding class I SAM-dependent methyltransferase is translated as MIVGSCNLCGFPVIKINKDNFGTRCINCKSTKIHRAVGFVIKSLDLSERIFVYELSSRGALYKYLKSQFKNFYYSEYFDDVPPGLIKNSIVCQDVQHLLLNDESFDLVTSTEVFEHVPNDKKGFCEVCRILKTNGYFIFTVPLSDNLTTVERCYQKPDGTIEHILDPEYHGDRIRGRGQVLAFRNYGSDIVERLKDCGFSAEIRNINCDRNSINNQKVIVAKKISI